Proteins encoded in a region of the Amphiprion ocellaris isolate individual 3 ecotype Okinawa chromosome 21, ASM2253959v1, whole genome shotgun sequence genome:
- the LOC111589158 gene encoding copine-8 isoform X1, whose protein sequence is MSPYQLNTYAMALKAVGEIIQDYDSDKMFPALGFGAKLPPDGRVSHEFALNGNPQNPYCTGIDGVMEAYYQSLKSVQLYGPTNFSPVINHVARYAASVNDGSQYFVLLIITDGVISDMAQTKESIVNAACLPMSIIIVGVGPAEFDAMVELDGDEVRISSRGRYAERDIVQFVPFRDYIDRTGNHVLSMARLAKDVLAEIPDQFLSYMRTRGIKPSPAPPPYTPPGQPLQTQI, encoded by the exons ATGAGCCCCTACCAGCTGAACACCTACGCCATGGCCCTGAAGGCCGTGGGAGAGATCATCCAGGACTACGACAGCGACAAGATGTTTCCCGCGCTGGGGTTTGGAGCCAAACTGCCTCCCGATGGACGAGTTTCACATGAGTTTGCTTTG AACGGGAACCCTCAGAACCCGTACTGTACGGGTATTGATGGCGTAATGGAAGCCTACTACCAGAGTCTGAAGTCAGTTCAGCTGTACGGACCCACTAACTTCTCCCCTGTCATCAACCATGTGGCCAG ATATGCAGCGTCCGTGAACGACGGCTCTCAGTACTTTGTGCTGCTCATCATCACAGACGGCGTCATCTCAGACATGGCTCAGACCAAGGAGTCTATCGTCAAT GCCGCCTGTCTGCCCATGTCAATCATCATTGTGGGGGTAGGGCCTGCAGAATTTGATG CCATGGTTGAGCTGGATGGTGATGAAGTCAGAATCTCATCCAGAGGAAGATACGCTGAGAGGGACATTGTTCAG TTTGTCCCATTCAGGGACTACATCGACCGAACAGGGAACCATGTCCTGAGCATGGCCCGGCTCGCCAAAGACGTCCTGGCCGAGATCCCCGACCAGTTCCTGTCCTACATGCGAACCCGCGGGATAAAGCCCTCGCCGGCACCGCCTCCCTACACGCCGCCTGGCCAACCCCTCCAAACACAGATTTGA